In Antechinus flavipes isolate AdamAnt ecotype Samford, QLD, Australia chromosome 3, AdamAnt_v2, whole genome shotgun sequence, a genomic segment contains:
- the MSANTD4 gene encoding myb/SANT-like DNA-binding domain-containing protein 4, with the protein MKQLKRKRKSNFSVQETQTLLKEISKRKDIIFSKQLNTTINEMKRKAWEEIAECVNAVGEGEQRTGTEVKRRYLDWRALMKRKWLKANIKLVGSGYPISSPDFNDSITEELDEKILFPNESNLDWQNTADFKEAGDSLTDVKEEEEEEEVKGPQHFEFEMEEEEEAMLSSVVPDSKRENELDDFPHIKEFGTLSSIQPQSTYDDSYLLITLEKQKLEIEKQRLDIEAERLQIEKERLQIEKERLWHLDMEHERLQVEKERLQIEREKLRLQVVHLEKPALENDLGQAEKNILQPLDLETEKLKLEKERLQLEKDRLQFLKFESEKLQIEKERLQIEKERLRIQREGHLK; encoded by the exons ATGAAGcagttgaaaagaaaaaggaaaagcaattttAGTGTTCAAGAAACTCAGACTCTTTTGAAAGAAATTAGTAAGCGGAAAGATATCATCTTTTCCAAGCAGCTCAATACAACAATTAATGAGATGAAACGGAAGGCTTGGGAAGAGATTGCTGAGTGTGTGAATGCTGTGGGAGAAGGAGAACAAAGAACCGGGACTGAGGTGAAAAGGCGCTACCTTGACTGGCGAGCACTTATGAAGAGGAAATGGTTGAAGGCGAACATAAAGCTAGTGGGCTCTGGCTATCCCATTTCATCACCAGATTTCAATGACTCTATTACCGAAGAGTTGgatgaaaagattttatttccaaATGAGTCAAATTTGGATTGGCAAAATACAGCTGATTTCAAGGAAGCAGGTGACTCCTTAACAGATgtcaaagaggaagaagaagaagaggaagtgaAGGGTCCACAGCATTTTGAA tttgaaatggaggaggaggaggaagcaatGTTATCTTCTGTGGTACCAGATTCTAAGAGGGAAAACGAGCTTGATGATTTCCCCCACATCAAAGAATTTGGTACTCTTTCTTCAATACAGCCTCAATCTACCTATGATGATTCCTATTTACTTATAACCTTGGAGAAACAGAAGCTAGAGATAGAAAAGCAACGTCTAGATATCGAGGCAGAAAGGttacagatagaaaaagaacGCCTACAAATCGAAAAGGAACGGTTATGGCATTTAGACATGGAGCATGAAAGACTCCAAGTAGAAAAAGAGCGTCTgcaaattgaaagagaaaaattgaggtTACAGGTTGTCCATTTGGAGAAACCTGCTTTGGAAAATGATCTTGGCCAAGCAGAAAAAAACATTCTGCAGCCTCTGGATTTAGAGACTGAGAAATTGAAACTTGAGAAAGAACGCTTGCAACTGGAAAAAGATAGGTTGCAGTTTTTGAAGTTTGAATCTGAGAAGCTTCAGATTGAAAAGGAACGCttacagatagaaaaagaacGGCTTCGTATTCAGAGGGAGGGACACTTGAAATGA